One window from the genome of Anolis sagrei isolate rAnoSag1 chromosome 4, rAnoSag1.mat, whole genome shotgun sequence encodes:
- the ZNF644 gene encoding zinc finger protein 644 isoform X2: MDEPEINTETIGAKGLLDDSSFVSEKKSSIPKSPENETSFQKDPVTLPEELSMDKSEKALSGSQTSLFINTGAPVASSESFLLSAGTINGPVSHSTLAKTSIMKKGNISLTTAQTVDHQADSCSSATVVHDLQLSTKTSTQNSNQQQALFLLPEAAHAKNQTHSVKNLPPSASISCDMQPSIGKSIKSDSTLVTQVDVCEDSKSSLEKDGGKSLTGTSSGTGDFRTDNDAKWDPQKDFIEFFMTNEETVDKSLVEPKVGVQKRRKRKMDVSKITRYTEDCFNESNYIPDRSDSFDIEFSEQNENLQVIESQNYSLVRVKPESTDEELEVVDAIQQLIYNPSNTCADDTSPDHSSTFTLLNKHEQDDLETPSNFSTDEPSFYPCTKCNVNFREKKHLHRHMMYHLDGNSHFRHLNVPRPYACRECGRTFRDRNSLLKHMIIHQERRQKLMEEIRELKELQDEGRSARLQCPQCVFGTNCPKTFVQHAKTHEKDKRYYCCEECNFMAVTESELECHRGIAHGAVVKCSLITTDISQRKAQKKTLVKDSYMESAKKSADYMCKLCPFVTSARSILKKHMEYLHPASCIDSFGSRLRLEKRKSHFIDESLHFGSRTKHLIKQASAFPKTSLLKQDMKRPFGSAFQSSNFAKLHRRPPRIQKARKSVAQSAVSVYGQNSADTPILNRNSTGQKPKYLHHAGKQKASAKASSNYLYRYKLEKRRVKKPSSPYPLHLKKEAAKSLPLLSSNNAHSRFNMDSLNYGAKRPRVYKDKHVTVKRLVKRSKREGSVTGDDLDGYPDFLHKMTVVVLQKLAGEKDSYETEDESSWDNVELCDYTTPSVEDGSYTDINQDHVNLFPLFKDNMEEEIGGKSSLRYEQNDGFYFEYYEDGEGSNYLHDFQDPHNLENIGTTLPKHNSVFHWSDLSLEKKNCPYCPATFETGVGLSNHVRGHLHRAGLSYEARHVVSPEQIATSDKMQHFKRTVTGTPVKRVRKAIEKSENSSEHTCQLCGGWFDTKIGLSNHVRGHLKRLGKTKWDAHKSPICVLNEMMQNEEKYEKILKALNSRRVIPRPFVAQKLSSNDDFLSQNVIPLEAYRNGLKTEDISVSASEEEGLSFFNECDEAKSVLRDEKKNQSLTLIELLKNKRVGEERNPDISPQKIHNQTARKRFVQKCVLPLDEDSPLMYQPQKMDLTLQSAVDCKQKKSRSRSGSKKKMLPLPHGADEVYILRCRFCGLVFRGPLSVQEDWIKHLQRHIVNANLPRTGAGMVEVTSLLKKPASISETSFSFLMAEAAS, from the exons ATGGATGAGCCAGAGATCAATACGGAGACTATTGGTGCTAAAGGACTGCTAGATGACAGCAGCTTCGTCTCTGAAAAGAAGAGTAGCATTCCGAAATCACCAGAAAATGAAACATCATTTCAGAAAGACCCTGTTACTCTGCCTGAAGAGCTATCAATGGACAAGTCTGAAAAGGCCTTAAGTGGAAGCCagacatctttatttataaacaCTGGTGCTCCTGTTGCTTCTAGTGAAAGCTTTCTTCTGTCTGCGGGAACTATTAATGGACCAGTTTCACACTCCACTTTAGCCAAGACTTCCATTATGAAAAAGGGCAACATTTCATTAACTACTGCACAGACTGTGGACCATCAAGCAGATTCTTGTTCATCTGCAACGGTGGTACATGATCTCCAGCTTTCCACAAAGACTTCAACCCAAAATTCAAATCAACAGCAGGCTTTGTTTTTGTTACCTGAAGCAGCACATGCTAAGAACCAGACACATTCCGTGAAAAATCTACCTCCCTCTGCATCTATTTCTTGTGACATGCAGCCGTCTATAGGAAAGAGCATCAAATCAGACAGCACTTTAGTAACTCAAGTAGATGTATGTGAGGATAGCAAAAGTTCTCTAGAAAAAGATGGTGGTAAATCATTAACAGGCACTTCCTCAGGTACAGGTGATTTCAGAACAGACAATGATGCAAAGTGGGATCCACAAAAAGATTTCATAGAATTTTTTATGACAAATGAAGAAACTGTAGATAAGTCACTTGTTGAACCTAAAGTTGGTGtacagaaaaggagaaaaagaaagatggatgTTAGCAAAATAACACGTTATACTGAGGACTGTTTTAATGAATCAAATTATATTCCTGACCGTTCAGATTCATTTGATATTGAGTTTTCGGAGCAGAATGAGAACTtacaagtcatagaatcacagaactatTCATTAGTTAGAGTAAAGCCTGAATCAACAGATGAGGAATTGGAAGTTGTGGATGCCATCCAACAGTTGATTTATAATCCAAGTAATACATGTGCAGATGATACTTCTCCTGATCACAGTAGCACTTTTACTTTATTAAATAAACATGAACAAGATGATTTAGAAACTCCTTCTAATTTCAGTACTGATGAGCCATCATTTTATCCCTGTACAAAGTGCAATGTGAATTTTAGGGAAAAGAAGCACCTGCACAGGCACATGATGTATCACTTGGATGGCAATAGTCACTTTCGTCATTTAAATGTTCCGAGGCCTTATGCATGTAGGGAATGTGGCCGGACCTTTCGAGACCGCAATTCCCTTCTTAAACATATGATAATTCATCAGGAAAGAAGACAGAAACTGATGGAGGAAATTCGTGAGTTGAAAGAACTTCAGGATGAGGGTAGGAGTGCACGGTTACAGTGTCCACAATGTGTATTTGGTACTAATTGTCCCAAAACCTTTGTGCAGCATGCTAAAACCCATGAGAAAGATAAAAGGTACTATTGCTGTGAAGAATGTAACTTTATGGCAGTAACAGAAAGTGAACTTGAATGTCATCGAGGCATTGCTCATGGGGCAGTAGTGAAGTGTTCATTGATTACTACAGATATATCCCAGAGAAAAGCACAGAAAAAGACGTTAGTGAAAGATTCCTATATGGAATCAGCCAAAAAGTCAGCTGACTATATGTGCAAATTATGTCCCTTTGTTACATCAGccagaagcattttaaaaaaacacatggaATATTTGCATCCAGCATCATGCATAGATTCTTTTGGTAGCCGTCTTAgattagaaaaaagaaaaagtcacTTCATAGATGAATCTTTACATTTTGGTAGCAGGACTAAACATTTGATCAAACAAGCATCTGCTTTTCCAAAGACCTCTCTTTTAAAACAAGATATGAAACGACCATTTGGCTCTGCATTCCAGTCAAGTAACTTTGCAAAACTTCACAGGAGACCCCCCAGGATACAGAAGGCTCGGAAAAGTGTTGCACAGTCAGCTGTAAGTGTGTATGGTCAAAACTCTGCAGACACACCTATTTTGAATAGAAATAGCACTGGCCAAAAACCTAAGTATTTACATCATGCAGGAAAGCAAAAGGCTAGTGCCAAAGCAAGCAgtaattatttatatagatacaaacTTGAAAAACGTAGGGTTAAAAAACCTAGCAGCCCTTATCCTTTACACTTAAAGAAGGAAGCTGCAAAGTCTTTACCTTTATTGTCTTCAAATAATGCTCATAGTAGATTTAATATGGATTCTCTTAACTATGGTGCAAAAAGACCAAGAGTCTATAAAGATAAGCATGTAACTGTAAAAAGATTGGTTAAAAGATCCAAAAGGGAAGGCTCTGTAACTGGAGATGATTTGGACGGTTATCCAGACTTTCTACATAAAatgactgttgttgttttgcagaaACTTGCTGGGGAAAAAGACAGCTATGAAACGGAGGATGAAAGTTCATGGGATAATGTTGAACTGTGTGATTACACTACACCGTCTGTGGAGGATGGCTCTTACACTGATATTAATCAGGATCATGTAAACCTGTTTCCTTTATTTAAAGATAACATGGAAGAAGAAATTGGTGGTAAATCCTCTCTTAGATATGAGCAAAATGATGGATTTTATTTTGAGTATTATGAAGATGGAGAAGGTAGCAATTACCTGCATGATTTTCAAGACCCTCATAATTTGGAAAATATAGGCACAACGTTGCCTAAGCATAACTCAGTTTTTCATTGGAGTGACTTATCTCTTGAGAAAAAAAACTGTCCATATTGTCCAGCAACCTTTGAAACTGGTGTTGGATTGTCTAATCATGTGCGTGGACACCTTCACAGAGCTGGGTTAAGCTACGAAGCCCGTCATGTTGTCTCACCTGAGCAGATTGCAACAAGTGATAAAATGCAGCATTTCAAAAGAACTGTGACGGGGACCCCAGTTAAACGAGTTAGAAAAG CTATTGAGAAGTCAGAAAACTCTTCAGAACACACATGCCAGCTCTGCGGTGGTTGGTTTGACACTAAAATTGGATTATCTAATCATGTGCGAGGACACCTAAAAAGGCTTGGTAAAACCAAATGGGATGCACACAAATCTCCGATCTGTGTTTTAAATGAGATGAtgcaaaatgaagaaaaatatgaaaaaatcctGAAGGCATTGAACAGTCGACGTGTTATTCCCAGACCATTTGTTGCTCAGAAACTTTCATCAAATGATGACTTTTTATCTCAAAATGTTATACCTCTTGAAGCATACCGCAATGGCCTAAAGACTGAAGATATATCGGTGTCTGCATCAGAGGAAGAAGGGCTGAGTTTCTTCAATGAATGTGATGAAGCAAAATCAGTACTCCgtgatgaaaaaaaaaatcagtcactTACACTGATAgaacttttgaaaaataaaagggtAGGAGAAGAAAGAAATCCTGATATCTCTCCGCAAAAGATCCATaatcaaactgcaagaaagaggTTTGTTCAAAAATGTGTTCTTCCATTAGATGAAGACAGTCCTTTGATGTATCAGCCACAAAAAATGGATTTGACTTTGCAATCAG CCGTAGAttgtaaacaaaaaaaatcaagatcaagATCTGGAAGCAAGAAAAAAATGCTGCCATTACCTCATGGTGCTGATGAAGTTTACATTCTCCGGTGCAG GTTTTGTGGCCTGGTATTCCGAGGTCCCCTGTCTGTTCAAGAGGACTGGATAAAGCACCTACAGCGCCATATTGTCAACGCAAATCTTCCTCGGACTGGGGCTGGCATGGTGGAAGTGACATCACTGCTTAAAAAACCTGCCTCGATTTCtgaaacttccttttctttcctgatGGCTGAGGCCGCCTCATAG
- the ZNF644 gene encoding zinc finger protein 644 isoform X4, with protein sequence MDEPEINTETIGAKGLLDDSSFVSEKKSSIPKSPENETSFQKDPVTLPEELSMDKSEKALSGSQTSLFINTGAPVASSESFLLSAGTINGPVSHSTLAKTSIMKKGNISLTTAQTVDHQADSCSSATVVHDLQLSTKTSTQNSNQQQALFLLPEAAHAKNQTHSVKNLPPSASISCDMQPSIGKSIKSDSTLVTQVDVCEDSKSSLEKDGGKSLTGTSSGTGDFRTDNDAKWDPQKDFIEFFMTNEETVDKSLVEPKVGVQKRRKRKMDVSKITRYTEDCFNESNYIPDRSDSFDIEFSEQNENLQVIESQNYSLVRVKPESTDEELEVVDAIQQLIYNPSNTCADDTSPDHSSTFTLLNKHEQDDLETPSNFSTDEPSFYPCTKCNVNFREKKHLHRHMMYHLDGNSHFRHLNVPRPYACRECGRTFRDRNSLLKHMIIHQERRQKLMEEIRELKELQDEGRSARLQCPQCVFGTNCPKTFVQHAKTHEKDKRYYCCEECNFMAVTESELECHRGIAHGAVVKCSLITTDISQRKAQKKTLVKDSYMESAKKSADYMCKLCPFVTSARSILKKHMEYLHPASCIDSFGSRLRLEKRKSHFIDESLHFGSRTKHLIKQASAFPKTSLLKQDMKRPFGSAFQSSNFAKLHRRPPRIQKARKSVAQSAVSVYGQNSADTPILNRNSTGQKPKYLHHAGKQKASAKASSNYLYRYKLEKRRVKKPSSPYPLHLKKEAAKSLPLLSSNNAHSRFNMDSLNYGAKRPRVYKDKHVTVKRLVKRSKREGSVTGDDLDGYPDFLHKMTVVVLQKLAGEKDSYETEDESSWDNVELCDYTTPSVEDGSYTDINQDHVNLFPLFKDNMEEEIGGKSSLRYEQNDGFYFEYYEDGEGSNYLHDFQDPHNLENIGTTLPKHNSVFHWSDLSLEKKNCPYCPATFETGVGLSNHVRGHLHRAGLSYEARHVVSPEQIATSDKMQHFKRTVTGTPVKRVRKAIEKSENSSEHTCQLCGGWFDTKIGLSNHVRGHLKRLGKTKWDAHKSPICVLNEMMQNEEKYEKILKALNSRRVIPRPFVAQKLSSNDDFLSQNVIPLEAYRNGLKTEDISVSASEEEGLSFFNECDEAKSVLRDEKKNQSLTLIELLKNKRVGEERNPDISPQKIHNQTARKRFVQKCVLPLDEDSPLMYQPQKMDLTLQSGNTLSSHRATP encoded by the exons ATGGATGAGCCAGAGATCAATACGGAGACTATTGGTGCTAAAGGACTGCTAGATGACAGCAGCTTCGTCTCTGAAAAGAAGAGTAGCATTCCGAAATCACCAGAAAATGAAACATCATTTCAGAAAGACCCTGTTACTCTGCCTGAAGAGCTATCAATGGACAAGTCTGAAAAGGCCTTAAGTGGAAGCCagacatctttatttataaacaCTGGTGCTCCTGTTGCTTCTAGTGAAAGCTTTCTTCTGTCTGCGGGAACTATTAATGGACCAGTTTCACACTCCACTTTAGCCAAGACTTCCATTATGAAAAAGGGCAACATTTCATTAACTACTGCACAGACTGTGGACCATCAAGCAGATTCTTGTTCATCTGCAACGGTGGTACATGATCTCCAGCTTTCCACAAAGACTTCAACCCAAAATTCAAATCAACAGCAGGCTTTGTTTTTGTTACCTGAAGCAGCACATGCTAAGAACCAGACACATTCCGTGAAAAATCTACCTCCCTCTGCATCTATTTCTTGTGACATGCAGCCGTCTATAGGAAAGAGCATCAAATCAGACAGCACTTTAGTAACTCAAGTAGATGTATGTGAGGATAGCAAAAGTTCTCTAGAAAAAGATGGTGGTAAATCATTAACAGGCACTTCCTCAGGTACAGGTGATTTCAGAACAGACAATGATGCAAAGTGGGATCCACAAAAAGATTTCATAGAATTTTTTATGACAAATGAAGAAACTGTAGATAAGTCACTTGTTGAACCTAAAGTTGGTGtacagaaaaggagaaaaagaaagatggatgTTAGCAAAATAACACGTTATACTGAGGACTGTTTTAATGAATCAAATTATATTCCTGACCGTTCAGATTCATTTGATATTGAGTTTTCGGAGCAGAATGAGAACTtacaagtcatagaatcacagaactatTCATTAGTTAGAGTAAAGCCTGAATCAACAGATGAGGAATTGGAAGTTGTGGATGCCATCCAACAGTTGATTTATAATCCAAGTAATACATGTGCAGATGATACTTCTCCTGATCACAGTAGCACTTTTACTTTATTAAATAAACATGAACAAGATGATTTAGAAACTCCTTCTAATTTCAGTACTGATGAGCCATCATTTTATCCCTGTACAAAGTGCAATGTGAATTTTAGGGAAAAGAAGCACCTGCACAGGCACATGATGTATCACTTGGATGGCAATAGTCACTTTCGTCATTTAAATGTTCCGAGGCCTTATGCATGTAGGGAATGTGGCCGGACCTTTCGAGACCGCAATTCCCTTCTTAAACATATGATAATTCATCAGGAAAGAAGACAGAAACTGATGGAGGAAATTCGTGAGTTGAAAGAACTTCAGGATGAGGGTAGGAGTGCACGGTTACAGTGTCCACAATGTGTATTTGGTACTAATTGTCCCAAAACCTTTGTGCAGCATGCTAAAACCCATGAGAAAGATAAAAGGTACTATTGCTGTGAAGAATGTAACTTTATGGCAGTAACAGAAAGTGAACTTGAATGTCATCGAGGCATTGCTCATGGGGCAGTAGTGAAGTGTTCATTGATTACTACAGATATATCCCAGAGAAAAGCACAGAAAAAGACGTTAGTGAAAGATTCCTATATGGAATCAGCCAAAAAGTCAGCTGACTATATGTGCAAATTATGTCCCTTTGTTACATCAGccagaagcattttaaaaaaacacatggaATATTTGCATCCAGCATCATGCATAGATTCTTTTGGTAGCCGTCTTAgattagaaaaaagaaaaagtcacTTCATAGATGAATCTTTACATTTTGGTAGCAGGACTAAACATTTGATCAAACAAGCATCTGCTTTTCCAAAGACCTCTCTTTTAAAACAAGATATGAAACGACCATTTGGCTCTGCATTCCAGTCAAGTAACTTTGCAAAACTTCACAGGAGACCCCCCAGGATACAGAAGGCTCGGAAAAGTGTTGCACAGTCAGCTGTAAGTGTGTATGGTCAAAACTCTGCAGACACACCTATTTTGAATAGAAATAGCACTGGCCAAAAACCTAAGTATTTACATCATGCAGGAAAGCAAAAGGCTAGTGCCAAAGCAAGCAgtaattatttatatagatacaaacTTGAAAAACGTAGGGTTAAAAAACCTAGCAGCCCTTATCCTTTACACTTAAAGAAGGAAGCTGCAAAGTCTTTACCTTTATTGTCTTCAAATAATGCTCATAGTAGATTTAATATGGATTCTCTTAACTATGGTGCAAAAAGACCAAGAGTCTATAAAGATAAGCATGTAACTGTAAAAAGATTGGTTAAAAGATCCAAAAGGGAAGGCTCTGTAACTGGAGATGATTTGGACGGTTATCCAGACTTTCTACATAAAatgactgttgttgttttgcagaaACTTGCTGGGGAAAAAGACAGCTATGAAACGGAGGATGAAAGTTCATGGGATAATGTTGAACTGTGTGATTACACTACACCGTCTGTGGAGGATGGCTCTTACACTGATATTAATCAGGATCATGTAAACCTGTTTCCTTTATTTAAAGATAACATGGAAGAAGAAATTGGTGGTAAATCCTCTCTTAGATATGAGCAAAATGATGGATTTTATTTTGAGTATTATGAAGATGGAGAAGGTAGCAATTACCTGCATGATTTTCAAGACCCTCATAATTTGGAAAATATAGGCACAACGTTGCCTAAGCATAACTCAGTTTTTCATTGGAGTGACTTATCTCTTGAGAAAAAAAACTGTCCATATTGTCCAGCAACCTTTGAAACTGGTGTTGGATTGTCTAATCATGTGCGTGGACACCTTCACAGAGCTGGGTTAAGCTACGAAGCCCGTCATGTTGTCTCACCTGAGCAGATTGCAACAAGTGATAAAATGCAGCATTTCAAAAGAACTGTGACGGGGACCCCAGTTAAACGAGTTAGAAAAG CTATTGAGAAGTCAGAAAACTCTTCAGAACACACATGCCAGCTCTGCGGTGGTTGGTTTGACACTAAAATTGGATTATCTAATCATGTGCGAGGACACCTAAAAAGGCTTGGTAAAACCAAATGGGATGCACACAAATCTCCGATCTGTGTTTTAAATGAGATGAtgcaaaatgaagaaaaatatgaaaaaatcctGAAGGCATTGAACAGTCGACGTGTTATTCCCAGACCATTTGTTGCTCAGAAACTTTCATCAAATGATGACTTTTTATCTCAAAATGTTATACCTCTTGAAGCATACCGCAATGGCCTAAAGACTGAAGATATATCGGTGTCTGCATCAGAGGAAGAAGGGCTGAGTTTCTTCAATGAATGTGATGAAGCAAAATCAGTACTCCgtgatgaaaaaaaaaatcagtcactTACACTGATAgaacttttgaaaaataaaagggtAGGAGAAGAAAGAAATCCTGATATCTCTCCGCAAAAGATCCATaatcaaactgcaagaaagaggTTTGTTCAAAAATGTGTTCTTCCATTAGATGAAGACAGTCCTTTGATGTATCAGCCACAAAAAATGGATTTGACTTTGCAATCAG GAAACACATTATCATCCCATCGAGCAACACCCTGA
- the ZNF644 gene encoding zinc finger protein 644 isoform X5, with the protein MDEPEINTETIGAKGLLDDSSFVSEKKSSIPKSPENETSFQKDPVTLPEELSMDKSEKALSGSQTSLFINTGAPVASSESFLLSAGTINGPVSHSTLAKTSIMKKGNISLTTAQTVDHQADSCSSATVVHDLQLSTKTSTQNSNQQQALFLLPEAAHAKNQTHSVKNLPPSASISCDMQPSIGKSIKSDSTLVTQVDVCEDSKSSLEKDGGKSLTGTSSGTGDFRTDNDAKWDPQKDFIEFFMTNEETVDKSLVEPKVGVQKRRKRKMDVSKITRYTEDCFNESNYIPDRSDSFDIEFSEQNENLQVIESQNYSLVRVKPESTDEELEVVDAIQQLIYNPSNTCADDTSPDHSSTFTLLNKHEQDDLETPSNFSTDEPSFYPCTKCNVNFREKKHLHRHMMYHLDGNSHFRHLNVPRPYACRECGRTFRDRNSLLKHMIIHQERRQKLMEEIRELKELQDEGRSARLQCPQCVFGTNCPKTFVQHAKTHEKDKRYYCCEECNFMAVTESELECHRGIAHGAVVKCSLITTDISQRKAQKKTLVKDSYMESAKKSADYMCKLCPFVTSARSILKKHMEYLHPASCIDSFGSRLRLEKRKSHFIDESLHFGSRTKHLIKQASAFPKTSLLKQDMKRPFGSAFQSSNFAKLHRRPPRIQKARKSVAQSAKLAGEKDSYETEDESSWDNVELCDYTTPSVEDGSYTDINQDHVNLFPLFKDNMEEEIGGKSSLRYEQNDGFYFEYYEDGEGSNYLHDFQDPHNLENIGTTLPKHNSVFHWSDLSLEKKNCPYCPATFETGVGLSNHVRGHLHRAGLSYEARHVVSPEQIATSDKMQHFKRTVTGTPVKRVRKAIEKSENSSEHTCQLCGGWFDTKIGLSNHVRGHLKRLGKTKWDAHKSPICVLNEMMQNEEKYEKILKALNSRRVIPRPFVAQKLSSNDDFLSQNVIPLEAYRNGLKTEDISVSASEEEGLSFFNECDEAKSVLRDEKKNQSLTLIELLKNKRVGEERNPDISPQKIHNQTARKRFVQKCVLPLDEDSPLMYQPQKMDLTLQSGMPVKLRTCVHCNAAFTSAVSLSNHLRAYARKKSAGLLTGTAVDCKQKKSRSRSGSKKKMLPLPHGADEVYILRCRFCGLVFRGPLSVQEDWIKHLQRHIVNANLPRTGAGMVEVTSLLKKPASISETSFSFLMAEAAS; encoded by the exons ATGGATGAGCCAGAGATCAATACGGAGACTATTGGTGCTAAAGGACTGCTAGATGACAGCAGCTTCGTCTCTGAAAAGAAGAGTAGCATTCCGAAATCACCAGAAAATGAAACATCATTTCAGAAAGACCCTGTTACTCTGCCTGAAGAGCTATCAATGGACAAGTCTGAAAAGGCCTTAAGTGGAAGCCagacatctttatttataaacaCTGGTGCTCCTGTTGCTTCTAGTGAAAGCTTTCTTCTGTCTGCGGGAACTATTAATGGACCAGTTTCACACTCCACTTTAGCCAAGACTTCCATTATGAAAAAGGGCAACATTTCATTAACTACTGCACAGACTGTGGACCATCAAGCAGATTCTTGTTCATCTGCAACGGTGGTACATGATCTCCAGCTTTCCACAAAGACTTCAACCCAAAATTCAAATCAACAGCAGGCTTTGTTTTTGTTACCTGAAGCAGCACATGCTAAGAACCAGACACATTCCGTGAAAAATCTACCTCCCTCTGCATCTATTTCTTGTGACATGCAGCCGTCTATAGGAAAGAGCATCAAATCAGACAGCACTTTAGTAACTCAAGTAGATGTATGTGAGGATAGCAAAAGTTCTCTAGAAAAAGATGGTGGTAAATCATTAACAGGCACTTCCTCAGGTACAGGTGATTTCAGAACAGACAATGATGCAAAGTGGGATCCACAAAAAGATTTCATAGAATTTTTTATGACAAATGAAGAAACTGTAGATAAGTCACTTGTTGAACCTAAAGTTGGTGtacagaaaaggagaaaaagaaagatggatgTTAGCAAAATAACACGTTATACTGAGGACTGTTTTAATGAATCAAATTATATTCCTGACCGTTCAGATTCATTTGATATTGAGTTTTCGGAGCAGAATGAGAACTtacaagtcatagaatcacagaactatTCATTAGTTAGAGTAAAGCCTGAATCAACAGATGAGGAATTGGAAGTTGTGGATGCCATCCAACAGTTGATTTATAATCCAAGTAATACATGTGCAGATGATACTTCTCCTGATCACAGTAGCACTTTTACTTTATTAAATAAACATGAACAAGATGATTTAGAAACTCCTTCTAATTTCAGTACTGATGAGCCATCATTTTATCCCTGTACAAAGTGCAATGTGAATTTTAGGGAAAAGAAGCACCTGCACAGGCACATGATGTATCACTTGGATGGCAATAGTCACTTTCGTCATTTAAATGTTCCGAGGCCTTATGCATGTAGGGAATGTGGCCGGACCTTTCGAGACCGCAATTCCCTTCTTAAACATATGATAATTCATCAGGAAAGAAGACAGAAACTGATGGAGGAAATTCGTGAGTTGAAAGAACTTCAGGATGAGGGTAGGAGTGCACGGTTACAGTGTCCACAATGTGTATTTGGTACTAATTGTCCCAAAACCTTTGTGCAGCATGCTAAAACCCATGAGAAAGATAAAAGGTACTATTGCTGTGAAGAATGTAACTTTATGGCAGTAACAGAAAGTGAACTTGAATGTCATCGAGGCATTGCTCATGGGGCAGTAGTGAAGTGTTCATTGATTACTACAGATATATCCCAGAGAAAAGCACAGAAAAAGACGTTAGTGAAAGATTCCTATATGGAATCAGCCAAAAAGTCAGCTGACTATATGTGCAAATTATGTCCCTTTGTTACATCAGccagaagcattttaaaaaaacacatggaATATTTGCATCCAGCATCATGCATAGATTCTTTTGGTAGCCGTCTTAgattagaaaaaagaaaaagtcacTTCATAGATGAATCTTTACATTTTGGTAGCAGGACTAAACATTTGATCAAACAAGCATCTGCTTTTCCAAAGACCTCTCTTTTAAAACAAGATATGAAACGACCATTTGGCTCTGCATTCCAGTCAAGTAACTTTGCAAAACTTCACAGGAGACCCCCCAGGATACAGAAGGCTCGGAAAAGTGTTGCACAGTCAGCT aaACTTGCTGGGGAAAAAGACAGCTATGAAACGGAGGATGAAAGTTCATGGGATAATGTTGAACTGTGTGATTACACTACACCGTCTGTGGAGGATGGCTCTTACACTGATATTAATCAGGATCATGTAAACCTGTTTCCTTTATTTAAAGATAACATGGAAGAAGAAATTGGTGGTAAATCCTCTCTTAGATATGAGCAAAATGATGGATTTTATTTTGAGTATTATGAAGATGGAGAAGGTAGCAATTACCTGCATGATTTTCAAGACCCTCATAATTTGGAAAATATAGGCACAACGTTGCCTAAGCATAACTCAGTTTTTCATTGGAGTGACTTATCTCTTGAGAAAAAAAACTGTCCATATTGTCCAGCAACCTTTGAAACTGGTGTTGGATTGTCTAATCATGTGCGTGGACACCTTCACAGAGCTGGGTTAAGCTACGAAGCCCGTCATGTTGTCTCACCTGAGCAGATTGCAACAAGTGATAAAATGCAGCATTTCAAAAGAACTGTGACGGGGACCCCAGTTAAACGAGTTAGAAAAG CTATTGAGAAGTCAGAAAACTCTTCAGAACACACATGCCAGCTCTGCGGTGGTTGGTTTGACACTAAAATTGGATTATCTAATCATGTGCGAGGACACCTAAAAAGGCTTGGTAAAACCAAATGGGATGCACACAAATCTCCGATCTGTGTTTTAAATGAGATGAtgcaaaatgaagaaaaatatgaaaaaatcctGAAGGCATTGAACAGTCGACGTGTTATTCCCAGACCATTTGTTGCTCAGAAACTTTCATCAAATGATGACTTTTTATCTCAAAATGTTATACCTCTTGAAGCATACCGCAATGGCCTAAAGACTGAAGATATATCGGTGTCTGCATCAGAGGAAGAAGGGCTGAGTTTCTTCAATGAATGTGATGAAGCAAAATCAGTACTCCgtgatgaaaaaaaaaatcagtcactTACACTGATAgaacttttgaaaaataaaagggtAGGAGAAGAAAGAAATCCTGATATCTCTCCGCAAAAGATCCATaatcaaactgcaagaaagaggTTTGTTCAAAAATGTGTTCTTCCATTAGATGAAGACAGTCCTTTGATGTATCAGCCACAAAAAATGGATTTGACTTTGCAATCAG GTATGCCTGTGAAGCTTAGAACGTGTGTGCATTGCAATGCGGCGTTTACAAGTGCTGTTAGCCTGTCCAACCACTTACGCGCTTATGCACGAAAGAAGAGTGCTGGACTTTTGACTGGGACAG CCGTAGAttgtaaacaaaaaaaatcaagatcaagATCTGGAAGCAAGAAAAAAATGCTGCCATTACCTCATGGTGCTGATGAAGTTTACATTCTCCGGTGCAG GTTTTGTGGCCTGGTATTCCGAGGTCCCCTGTCTGTTCAAGAGGACTGGATAAAGCACCTACAGCGCCATATTGTCAACGCAAATCTTCCTCGGACTGGGGCTGGCATGGTGGAAGTGACATCACTGCTTAAAAAACCTGCCTCGATTTCtgaaacttccttttctttcctgatGGCTGAGGCCGCCTCATAG